The following are from one region of the Camarhynchus parvulus chromosome 3, STF_HiC, whole genome shotgun sequence genome:
- the KIAA0408 gene encoding uncharacterized protein KIAA0408 homolog, which translates to MSVFSLFECVNSMLFTSVHKALKELARVSEELCSYQEEIRKKSNHRRMKSLPFLGEFKETQNAVILPEMNHVSSNESQTSVAFETEEHNNRKNLMSSTKALKDISYGSLTGDIGTDFRPWQKKEAPPVPPRSTSRHLTNSLSAVIHLSEAPIRDPGIKNNCKAQDCWNGGKLRNPSPVNKNKSAVACANEGQAVKVPMMVTAAIPVTKNECNVPTNFCHNTWAYDMGKLGKDNKNEPSPLSAQKSCSDGNMAQTNKIHQKQNTKSHSSPFYSNDFYVPATSHNDLLEDTRCPLGKTQRNETLAAKIDEFNRTVFHTDKRNNALQENQVPQAASDDHKPCGPPCDSAASRAETVNTPCVSSPKLSAAKEQETNNPSKAVRTAGQQKHMNGLPNTSGYRHMLHEHDWRPSNLSGRPRSADSRSNYGVVEKLLKTYEKSTATSPCNTKCCKDKRTQANSEFTNGGCETLSQYLEMLQIEQEKQDYPRNSARHIGQQLKQGKERQKLPEICVPVKCSSEKGFSRPARPANRRLPSRWASRSPSAPPAVRRTVYNSVSFRSETSVV; encoded by the exons ATGAGTGTCTTCTCACTGTTTGAATGTGTTAACAGCATGCTCTTTACCTCTGTTCATAAG gCTCTTAAAGAACTTGCCAGAGTCAGTGAAGAATTATGCAGCTATCAAGAGGAAATTCGAAAGAAGTCCAATCACAGAAG AATGAAGTCACTTCCTTTCCTGGGGGAATTTAAGGAAACCCAAAACGCAGTTATCCTGCCTGAGATGAACCATGTGTCCAGCAATGAATCACAGACTTCAGTTGCTTTTGAAACAGAGGAACATAATAATAGGAAGAATCTGATGAGCTCCACCAAGGCTTTGAAGGACATTTCTTATGGTAGTCTTACTGGTGACATAGGAACAGATTTCAGACCTTGGCAAAAGAAAGAAGCTCCACCAGTTCCTCCACGGAGCACTTCTCGGCACCTAACAAACTCACTTTCTGCAGTCATACACCTTTCAGAAGCACCCATAAGAGATCCTGGCATCAAAAACAATTGCAAGGCTCAGGATTGTTGGAATGGGGGGAAACTGAGGAATCCTTCACctgtaaacaaaaataaatctgcagtaGCCTGTGCAAATGAAGGGCAGGCTGTGAAAGTTCCTATGATGGTAACTGCTGCAATACCTGTAACCAAAAATGAGTGCAATGTTCCAACAAATTTCTGCCACAACACATGGGCATATGATATGGGCAAGCTTggaaaagacaataaaaatgagCCTTCCCCACTGTCAGCCCAAAAGAGTTGTTCAGATGGAAATATGGCCCAAACCAACAAGATTcatcagaaacaaaacaccaagtCTCACAGCAGCCCTTTTTACAGCAATGACTTTTATGTCCCTGCTACCTCGCACAATGATCTTTTGGAAGATACCAGGTGTCCTCTGGGAAAGACCCAAAGAAATGAAACGCTAGCTGCAAAGATTGATGAGTTTAATCGGACTGTATTTCACACAGATAAACGTAACAATGCTCTGCAGGAAAATCAGGTGCCTCAAGCAGCATCAGACGACCACAAACCCTGCGGTCCACCATGTGACTCTGCTGCTAGCAGGGCAGAAACTGTAAATACGCCTTGTGTTTCAAGTCCCAAGCTCTCTGCAGCAAAGGAGCAAGAAACTAACAACCCTAGCAAAGCTGTCAGGACAGCAGGGCAACAAAAACACATGAATGGACTTCCAAATACCAGTGGTTATAGGCACATGCTTCACGAGCATGACTGGAGACCAAGTAATTTATCCGGCCGCCCGCGCTCAGCTGACTCAAGGTCCAACTATGGTGTTGttgaaaagcttttgaaaacCTATGAAAAATCAACTGCGACTTCTCCGTGTAATACAAAATGCTGCAAAGATAAGAGGACACAGGCAAATTCTGAATTCACCAATGGGGGTTGCGAGACACTGAGTCAGTATTTAGAAATGCTCCAGATTGAGCAAGAAAAACAAGACTATCCAAGGAATTCAGCCAGGCATATTGGGCAGCAACTCaagcaaggaaaagagaggCAAAAGTTACCAGAG ATATGCGTGCCAGTGAAATGTTCAAGTGAGAAGGGCTTCTCCCGTCCCGCTCGGCCAGCAAATCGACGCCTACCTTCCAGATGGGCATCCAGATCCCCATCAGCACCGCCTGCTGTGAGAAGAACAGTGTACAACTCTGTCTCCTTTCGGTCAGAGACCTCAGTAGTCTGA